The nucleotide sequence gagtggctggaatcctgaagcaGCATCCCCACACGGCAATATTTTGTTGCGAGTCTCACTTGTGGAAtataatatgtattttatttcattcattcattggcaatcacttgtggccgagtaagattgtcttccaagataaggtctttgcttggaagatgccagTGCGTGacttgttttatgtggggagatcagcgcatgacaatcaacacacagtcttgacagaaaaaggctttgatccaatggtgtattttatttacatattatATGTAAAGAAATTTTAATTCTTTACATGCATTATGCATGTCACTATATATATTTGCTAATAGATAATTCCCACTCCCAAATGTGTATCTTTGTTACTTGGGGTGCAGGGGAGGCAGGGTGTTCTTTGTATTTGCTGTAGATTCCTATAATGTCCCTATGAGAGGATCCAGGAATATCTCTTTTTATGAATGTTTCTTGTGGCTTTTAAAATGGGATTGGAGGTTTCCATTTTTACTAATTCAGGGAATCATTGAGGTTCTGCATTCTCCCCCCTTTTATTCTAGAAAATAATTCAAGGAAAGAGAAAAACCACCCAGAAGTCTCTGGGGATGTGCAGCCATATTGGATGTTGTCAGAAAGCCATGACCAGTGCACTTCCCACCATTCTGATTGGTGGGATGTCTCTCAGAGCTTCATGGGAAAtagacaacagaatgaaagtaAAAGATCAATTCATTGTTCTCAAGGCCACTGCAAGCACCTTGATGAAACAGCTAtccagaaaaaaatcctcaaatgtGAGAGAAAAATGGCATGTACTGAATGTGGGCAATTTTGGAAAAGCGGGGCTGAACACAGTGCAGATCGAAGAATCCACTTGGGAGAGAAACCCTACGAATGCTCGGACTGTGGGAAGAGGTTTAGCCGGAAAGCTGACCTTGTCAGTCATCAGAGGatacacacaggggaaaaaccatacAAATGCCAAGACTGTGGGAACAGCTTCAGCGACTGTTCGAGTCTCAGTAGACACCGGAGGACCCACAGTGATGAGAGACCGTATATATGCTCAGTTTGTGAGAAGAGCTTTGCTCAAAGAGCAAATCTTATTAAAcatcagagaacccacacaggggagaggcCTTATGCCTGCTCAGAGTGcgggaagagcttcagtcagcaATCAAACCTGATTTTACACAGAAGAACCCACACTGGAGAGAGGCCACATAAATGCCTAGAGTGTGGGAAAGGTTTCAGCCGAACATCACACCTTCGTGTCCATGAGAGAGCCCATACCGGAGAGAAGCCGTTCCAGTGTTCAGTTTGTGGGAAAGGTTTTAGCCGGAGGCCTAAGCTTGTCACGCACCAGAGgatccatacaggagagaaaccatacgaATGCTCTGACTGTGGGAAAGGCTTCACAGGAGCATCAAGCCTTAATAGGCACAAACGGATTCATGCTGGACAGAAATCACAAGCTCCTCCGCGGCAAGTGATTTTTAATGGGAGTCATGTTTTGAACTGAGCAAGGGTTGGAGGACCAGCAGTATTCTGTAGGCCCAATGACTTGCTCCTATGCAGAAAACCACTCTGATGTCGTGGTTTGAGTGGCCATCTGAGACTGTGGAGATCCAGGATCAAATCCCCATTCACCCTTGAACCCTGCTAGATGATCTTGGGCTACTCAGTctctaagaatataagaagactgTTAACAGAAGGGGTCTCTCGCTAACTTTTGGCCAAAGAACGTAAGACAagctcctgctggatcaggccaaaggcccatctaatccagcatcctgttctcacagtggacaaccagatgtcccagtggaaagcctgcaagcaggacctgagtgcaagagcactttcctcaCTTGTAATTCCTAGCAACTGTTGTTCAGAGGCTTCCAACAATGGAGGTACtacacatagccatcatgactagcagccattggtaGACATAGCCTCCAAGGATGTGTCTAACCCACTTTTACAtcagtgggagcaaattccgtactTTAACTATGCTCTGggcgaagaagtactttcttttgtctgtcccacaTCTCCCTAAGATcaggtattatgagagagggagaataacgTCTTCCTGTCCGTTGTTACCACACATGTCCCCACTTACTTGCCTGTTTTCTAAATTTAAAAGCCTTTTCTCATAGGGAGTCGCTCCAGccccttggtcattttggttgcccttttctgaaccttttctggtGCTACAATATATTTTTTGAGGCAAGGTGACCAGAACTATGCATAGTATTCCTAGCGAGGTTGCACCCTTGATTTGAATAACAGCATTAAGATATTGgtggttttattttcagtcttttTCCTAATATCCCTAACACGAAATTGACCTTTTTTCTTAGGGGCTTCACACTGAGTCGACAATTTCATGGAGCTCTCCACCATGGCCCTGAAAGCTCTCtatcctggtcagtcaccaccgcTACAGACCCCGTCAGTATATATGTGAAGTCAGGAATGTTTGCCCCAATGCGCACCACTTTATGCTTACACTGAatcgcatttgccattttaacacCCGTTCCATCCAGTTTGGAGACATCCTTTGGGaggtctttgcaatccctttttgttttaaccaccctgaagaatttgtcatcagcaaacttggctgttCACCCTTAACTCCAGgttatttatgaacaaattaaaaagcactggTCCTAATAcggatccttgggggactccacttctttcatccctccattgtgagaactctccatttattcctactctgcttcctgttccttaaccagttactgatccataagaggacctgtcttcatagcaacataggaagcttcctaactcagtactgcctacactgactagcaacagCCTTCCAGGGTTTGATGCAGGGGaaattcccagctctacctggagatgacattggagattgaacccgggaccttctgtatgcaaggcagatgctctaccactgagctaccgcccTTCCCCTGACTACTAAGCTTAAGGGTGTCTCTGATAAGGGACTCTCTAGAAAGCCATTTGAAAGTACACAATGTGAATTGTGTAATTTGAAAGTACACAAAGGATCATCCCTATCCCTATCCTTCTGCTTATTGACAAAGACAAGACTTgcggaagccatgctggttctactttagcaagacttgttcttctataccaggtgtgaggaacctttggccctccagtgttactgaactacaactgccatcatccctggccattggccatgctaactggggctaataggaattgtagttcagcaacatctggagggccaaaggttccaacACCTGTTCTATGTGCTTGGTAATTTTATCTTCAATAATGCTTTCCACCATTTTCCCAGAACAAATGTTAAGCTAACAGACCAGTAATTTTCTAGATACTCCTTGGATTCCTGttttaaaattggtgttacattggccgctttccagtcttcagtaacagaggctgatcttagggacaagttatgTATTTCTTTTAGAAGATCAGCAgattcatatttgagttctttaaggaTTCTCAGATGGATGCCACCTGGACCTGACAATTtgtctgttttattttgtatataaggtctaaatttaaataacagcaacatctgaagggccgttCATTCCCCATCCTGGATTAAAGTGCCCGTATCTATCTTTCGGAAAGTTGTTATGTCTGTTCACTGTGCATTGGacatctcttaagatattgtaaccaaattttgcatgatggttcctgagagcaATAAGCAGGTTTTCGCCCATGTCTTTTTGGACACCATTGGACGCCATTTCGAATCAAGATGTCAGACTCAGCCTTTCAAAACggtgctgattttaaccactgatttcaaaacggAACTGATTTCTTAGACTTCCCTAGCAAATGCCGAGTGTGAGGCTGctagcaatacataaataaagcccTGTCTGTCCAGAAGGTTCTCTTTGTCCCATTTTCTCTGTATTTCCACAGTAGCCACACCTAACCAACATGCCCATTCCCTGGGTacatcctcttcctcttctcccttcgGGGGTCCCCCAAATCATTTGCAGTGGACATAAGGAAAGACACACTCTGATTTTTATGGGATAGTCCAGATTAGATGGTTCTTGAAAAGGAAAGTGGAAGTGTATTACCAACTTTATCTCCCATTCTGAGCTCCTCTAGGCCAGAAGGTGAAAAGGCCAGAGTTTTCCACACACACTTAGAATGCAGTCCTATATGTGCTTACTGGggcgtaagtcccattgaatattgTGGGTACTTCCTGTTGACTAATCATGCCTAGGAATGAGCTGTTATTCTGGCAGACAATTTCCTGGACTAGAATccccttcatcagatgcatgaagtctgCGGTGGCTGTGAGTGTGTATGAGAAAATGAGACCAAATGGAAATTATTACCAGACCAATTtcaagagtgttcttgcactcgggtcctgcttgcgggcttcccccaggcacctggttggccactgtgagaacaggatgctggactagatgggccactggcctgatccagcaggctcttcttatgttcttatgttcttaagatgcttAACAGTTTGGGAGGAGTTGACTTGAAGGatcgccttaccccatatatgcccagCTGATCACTTCAATCTGCAGGACTAGCACTTTTACAAGCgccacataatgttcattccacacttctAAGGACATGGGCCTTTTTGGTGTGGCAGctcctacactctggaactccatggccattgacattaggcaggcacctttgcagtATTCTTTCTGGTGCCTGGAAAAGAAAATTTTCTGTTCAGGCATGCCTACTGAGACATTTGAAGTTGATGTGTGTTTTCATCTGCAATTTTAGGTTAGAATATACTTTCAAACAATTTtactcattttctttttttatataaaattgtttttaacatggatTTTTAAGTTTTAATTAATGTAGATTTTATATTCTTCATAAACCGCTTAGGGGTTTTAATTACagttaagtggtatacaagttttgttaaataaataaatgaataaataaaatgcaaattataCAGTCTGTGCCATCTCCAGCATAGCTCTAGGCTTCAAAAGCTTAGGCCTTAATGATCCTGGAATCACAGAGTGGGACTGGACCTCAGAAATCATCTAATCCAATCCCCTGTGCAGTGCAAAATCTCCCGCGCAGGATGCAACTCCAGCATCGCCGACAGATGGCTGGCCAGCAAACATGCGTATATTTTCATCAGTGACGCTGCAAAGGGTGGTGATGTTCTCTGGTGGTGTTCCTGTGATCAGTGTCTGGGATGGCGCTTTTAGAGGTACACAAGCACATCCAACAGAACTTTGCCCCCTAGGAGAAGAGCTCAGAGTTTGAATCTCAGTGGCAAGGAAACCAATAGAGAGGAGAGATGGGAAAGGTGTTGGGTGCGGAGGCATGACTGCCGTTCCAGGGGCTTTTGCTTTGTTTCAGTTGGAGGCAAGGATTAAGGGGGgctgagcagtggtggctggtgctccacGCCGGTAGGGCAGTAGAATTCACTCTGGGTTCCCACCCCCCCGATCTGTCCAAGGAGTTGAAACCTATAAGGATTCAGGACCTTGGGCAGCTCAGGGGGAGGGGGGACCCAAAatggattccactgacatggagacaccagGCTCCGCTGGGGCTGAGTTCCAAAGGCTTCACAAAAGAGGTGAgctttgaggagggatttgaaggaaggggagaggaagcagccttacacagagtcagataGCCCACGGGTGCAGTGGGTAAATGTTAGGCTCAAATGGTCTCACAGGGGGTGCTTTTTAGATAGTAATGTGTAGCCGTTTTATACAGCTGTGTAGTTTTATTGGGATTGTTTAAtggcatttttaattaattggattttatattttcaggttttaatgagattgttttattgcatagtTAATTTTGGATTTGATATTtcaatggaattgttttattgcattttaaattatttggtttcatattttaatgttttaatgggattgctttatttcattttaattatgggtttcacacttgtgttttaatggatttgctttattgcattttaataatggatttcatattttaatgttttaatgggatagttttattgtgtattttaattgtatttaaatgTTGTGTAATCAGTTTTATATTTGGGAAAAGCTTAGAagcctatttattattattattattattattattattattatttaataatatttttgtttatgaAGCACTTCCTGTTaggcatctcaaagcaatttacaatactgTAGCATAGTGTATCAATCAATAATAGTAATGGATTGTattcttggaggcacataacaacaagtcctactcagagtagatccattgaaatgaataaacctgttagtcatgtccattaatttcagtgggtctactctgagtagaactagcattggatacaagccaatCATAATACttaagaacatgggaagctgccttttcaccaagtcagaccattggcccatctagctcaatactgttaacaccgactgacagcagctctccaggatttcaggcagggaatctctcccagccctatctaatgttgctggggattgaacctgggaccttctgcaggcaaagcagatgctctaaccactgagctacagtccttccaaaTGTGGTCAGCCAGGCCTGCTGTGCTCAGGGAccctcctgttcattctgctgCAGGGGCCCTGGACATCAGCCCTAAAGTCCTCCTGTGATGGCACTACTGCAGACCATTAGTCCCTGTAGCTCAGTAGTGATTACCCCAGCCTTCTTTGTttgggctgtgctggctggagctgatgggagttgtagtccaaaacagccacagggcacaggttggggaaggattgttcacactggctggcagcagctctccagggtcccaggcagggggacattcccagccctaacctGGTGGtgctagagattgaacctgggacctgctctaaccactgagctaccagCCCTTCCCAGAAAGCAAGCCATGGCACCACATAAGGGCTTCTAGGAAGGAATTCCTGGGATGGGGATGGCAAGGGGGACTGAGTGGAGCCGTTTCAGATAACAGCTGAGAGCAGTGGGCTTGGGTGGAGGAGCAAAGGTCACAATGCAAGGGAGATGTTTCCAAGATTAGGGTGGGGTAAGCCGCCAGAGAACTCTGAAGATAAGAACAAcatatgtgaaggcctggaaaaatttggggaggaaaacattttttaaaatccagatttttttctaggccttcacatctctagtaagAACAAGAGGTTGTCTTCAATTAAGCCCTActgggagtagacccattgaaattaatagacttaaATTAGTCAAGTACAATAACTTCATTGGttccactctgagtagggctaatgtTGGCTACAACACAAGACTGTTGTTCACCTGTAActcattttagcatgtttttaacgaATTGcgttttagaaatgtttttaactgtttttagaatgcttttccttTTGTCGTCGTTCAGTTGTTTTGTGGAAgggtttgcccccctgggctccatCCTCAGTAAATAACACAGATTATTAGGGATTCAAAAGACCCTTGGAAGCCACGTTGATCCTCACCATAGTAAGGGCTGCTGACTGCCGTTACAAATGAAACATTCATTTTATCAATCCAAAGCCAGGGAAAGAGTAATGCCTTTATTATAGGGGCCAACCAACCTGCCATAAGAAAGTATGGAATGAGCTGTCCAGTGCTCAGGAGCTCTTCAGGGCAGATGTGAAGTGAAACAACAGAAAAGGGGATGGGAAGGATAAGAAAAAGGGCTAAGGTGGCGacaggggacctttttcagcccgagggccacatttccttccgggcaacctcctgggggccacatggcagtagtGCTTGGTGCCagagcaaaagtgggtagagtacAAAGTGACTGATAGCCTTCAGTCCCCATTCGTGTGTGGATCCAGTCCAAACacatacataagaagagcctggctgctggagcaggccaaaggcccgtctagtctagaatcctcttctcacagtagccaaccagatgcctctgggaaggtcacaagcaggacctgaggacaaGGAGCACACTCTCTGCTTGTGATCCATAGCAGCTGGTATCCAAAGGCATACAGCCTCCAACAGAGGAGGTTGAACATaatcattgacagccttatccttcaaTTTGCCTTATccaattttaaagccatccaagttggtggccgtcactgcctcttgtgggagcaaattccatagttttaaccatgcgctgggtgaagaagtgctttcttttgtctgtaccgggatctcccaacattcagcttcatcagacATCCCCAAGTTTTAGTATTAAGAGGGCTCAGGGGAAACGTTTGTCTCTGCTCTAAATGTAATCATAATggacctctatcatgtccccccccccattacttgccttttctctaaactaaaaagccccaaatgtaacctttcctcataagggagtcactcaaCCACATTGACATCCCAGACTACAGCAATCTCTCTGGACCCTGTTGTTCTTTCTGATTTGTGACAATCTCTCATATTCCCCTCCAGGGAGAAACTGCTGAAGAATTCATTCtccctctatctctctctctccctccctctatctctctctctctgtatcaaATTGTATGCAGTGCCCTGACAGGTACACTGTCTTTGTGGGTCTAGTTGACAGAACTGATTTAGGCCACCTGCGCCCAGGCTGTAAGAGAGAAAATGGCAGCTGACCAAGGGCACACATTGATCCTCAGGGCCCGCTTGGACCTAGCAGCCGGCTGTGaagcgggaagggaaataggacAAGGCCCTCCGGTCAACCACCTTGGCAGCAtgagggaattctgggaaataATGTTGCCACAGCCAGTTAAACAGGAGCCCATCAGGAGCTTGCAGTGGGGCTGGGAAGCCCAGTGGAAGGAGTTCTGCAACTGATGATCGCTGACTCCGAATGAAGACCCTCACAAAGACTGGTGGCAGTTGGTAATTCCACTGGCTTTCTGCCCACCTTTGAGGGAGAAGCCGGCGCCAGAAACAGGGTGAGCAAACTCTTGTTGGGCTTCAGCTTGGAGAGCCAACAGACTGAGAGCAGCCCTTCAACAAAATATAAGGTAGGGTGTGTGAAAGTGAAGGAAGGGATCCCAGATAATGATGAGACCTGTACAGAAATGCAGCGCTTCAACTACCAG is from Rhineura floridana isolate rRhiFlo1 chromosome 3, rRhiFlo1.hap2, whole genome shotgun sequence and encodes:
- the LOC133381231 gene encoding zinc finger and SCAN domain-containing protein 31-like, encoding MAAEWGNISTHGVKLKAAPGAGIKVEELDPVGPETEQGMGKAVLPVQEGRTRGFWERTTSQQEANEELQRSWEARLQGFVKALESPCLDEDCSQLPQLMPWENHEAFRSLLGGTAHLKQHSGGGRATKVPPGLCREELSKTLLAEDGAGSQKVKEEAPDEEMVAKDIQRQRFRHFSCQEAEGPRDICRRLRELCHQWLKPERRTKEEIVELVVLEQFLALLPKEIQSRIRAWDPETCSQAVALAEAFLLRQRQDEGGEEKVLRPFKEESDCLPEAELAPLDACHTPASRGMKREEDLDATMLENNSRKEKNHPEVSGDVQPYWMLSESHDQCTSHHSDWWDVSQSFMGNRQQNESKRSIHCSQGHCKHLDETAIQKKILKCERKMACTECGQFWKSGAEHSADRRIHLGEKPYECSDCGKRFSRKADLVSHQRIHTGEKPYKCQDCGNSFSDCSSLSRHRRTHSDERPYICSVCEKSFAQRANLIKHQRTHTGERPYACSECGKSFSQQSNLILHRRTHTGERPHKCLECGKGFSRTSHLRVHERAHTGEKPFQCSVCGKGFSRRPKLVTHQRIHTGEKPYECSDCGKGFTGASSLNRHKRIHAGQKSQAPPRQVIFNGSHVLN